A window of the Strix uralensis isolate ZFMK-TIS-50842 unplaced genomic scaffold, bStrUra1 scaffold_293, whole genome shotgun sequence genome harbors these coding sequences:
- the CTDNEP1 gene encoding CTD nuclear envelope phosphatase 1 produces MMRTQCLLGLRTFVAFATKLWSFLLYMLRRQVRTVIQYQTVRYDVLPLSPVSRNRLNQVKRKILVLDLDETLIHSHHDGVLRPTVRPGTPPDFILKVVIDKHPVRFFVHKRPHVDFFLEVVSQWYELVVFTASMEIYGCAVADKLDNNRSILNRRYYRQHCTLELGSYIKDLSVVHSDLSSIVILDNSPGAYRSHPDNAIPIKSWFSDPSDTALLNLLPMLDALRFTADVRSVLSRNLHQHRLW; encoded by the exons atgATGCGGACCCAGTGCCTGCTGGGGCTCCGCACCTTCGTGGCGTTCGCCACCAAACTCTGGAGCTTCCTCCTCTACATGCTGCGCCGGCAGGTCCGCACC GTGATCCAGTACCAGACGGTGCGATACGAcgtcctgcccctctcccccgtCTCCCGCAACCGCCTCA accaGGTGAAGAGGAAGATCCTTGTCTTGGACCTGGACGAGACCCTGATCCACTCCCACCACGACGGCGTGCTGCGGCCCACCGTgcgcccggggacccccccagacTTCATCCTCAAG gTTGTCATCGACAAACACCCCGTCCGGTTCTTCGTGCACAAGCGGCCCCACGTCGATTTCTTCCTGGAGGTG GTGAGCCAGTGGTACGAGCTGGTGGTGTTCACGGCCAGCATGGAGATCTACGGCTGCGCCGTGGCCGACAAGCTGGACAACAACCGCAGCATCCTCAACCGGCGCTACTACCGCCAg CACTGCACGCTGGAGCTGGGCAGTTACATCAAGGACCTGTCGGTGGTGCACAGCGACCTGTCCAGCATCGTCATCCTCGACAACTCCCCCGGCGCCTACCGCAGCCACCCCG atAACGCCATCCCCATCAAGTCCTGGTTCAGCGACCCCAGCGACACGGCCCTGCTCAACCTGCTGCCCATGCTGGATGCCTTGAG GTTCACAGCCGACGTCCGCTCCGTCCTGAGCCGCAACCTGCACCAGCACCGGCTGTGGTGA